In the genome of Malania oleifera isolate guangnan ecotype guangnan chromosome 5, ASM2987363v1, whole genome shotgun sequence, the window aagatagcattatggtaattttggaaacatgatgaaaacagtaaaagaatatatatgtatatatatatatatatatatatatatatatatatagtatcatatccctgaggaatgattacagacaggtacagataaagaatacagaacACCGTACCATTgttaatacagatagagtgcaatcacatatctcagatagtgtgtgggtattgtcaaccgtgctcagagagtatgcagctccccaattcgctgggttgagggggccgatttgacgaggtagcaaccagtcccatgcctaggagagtatgtagtttggtcgcgctgaggtagtgtagagtatagtaaCTTATCTAGAAGGCCGAataggttaagtcccgcctacgggccgcacaaccgtGTCATAAtgggtcaaatcatgatatacaaagttccagggataaagtacagttatgtatatgtatatagttttgtagcttttgttgtatatagtatgatattagtagtatgaatgatagaaagttcagatgatacatatattttaagctactatacatgtgatatttgtgttttatagatttaccagatcatgcatttttacatactattattatagttttacgactcggtacacactagtaatagcatatttccacttattgagcatcgtctcaccctattattttaccatttttcaagtgagctagctaggcgagcaaatcGGGCTTGCAGATAGAGTGATTTCTCGATAGCCttggttttagggtgagtttgtgactgggttttgtatttttgggataggtgatactggagggagttgttttatatgactatggtctgaatgtattcaactttggtattgtatagtatgtaaggatgtatggtttatgtttccgctgcgtaggtatgaatATTGTATACAAGATTACCCCAGTGCCTGCTAAGACCcgagtttcatagcagagggtatcagaacagttaatatgtataatatgaagaaagaaaaaaaaaatgataaaattttgaggtcgttaccatttggtatcagagcctaggttgctaggttctgtagactttagagcgcagcgggaaacaatactagaatataggaaaaggatttgaggttttattttgtgttttggatacaggatttttgtggtggtttctatgtttttcctagggtgacgacttcAAGAAAGGCATAGTAAAATATCGACGAGTTATGTATTTAAGTTATGGgatgtgatttggggttaggattaagagggatggttaatagagaatttggagttttagttgaataagttgggtctgtagggaaACAGGATTCTGAAAAGGTGTTTTATATGTTTGCAGGATGTACCTAGGAGGCTGTAGCGCTcatgccagtggtgatgatggagcgggtccttctggTGCAGGAGGTGGAGATTTAGATGCTGTActacgtagtgtggcttagcaagttatggctgagattgctcggAGCTCTAGGGATTAGGGAGGTCCACCTCCAACTCAAGGACGTACCATaaagaaattcatgaagatgaatccactAGCCTTTTCTGGAGCGGCTGACcttgcagttgctgagaattgggtgtagaaggtagagaagattctgacagtacttcactgtatcgacgagcagagagtcttatatgctacgtatagactagtaggggaggctgagagatggtgggcaaCCACCaaattattggaggagtagagggcgATTCCAGTACCGATGACttgggctcgattcagggacgTATTCTTTGATAGAcactatcctgcctcagtcagagaggctcgagtatagGAGTTTTTGAGTCTGTCCTAGGGGTCATTGACTgtccagcagtacgcggtgaGATTAATTGAGCTCtcgcgtttctgcccatatatcgtCCCCGATAAAGTAAAGAGGGcgagaatgttcgagaggaacctgaggcgtgatatttacacgcaggtggcagtattgaggattcaggatttctcagagttggttgacagggctagTATAGCAGAGaagagtctatctagagagactGAGAcgcagagtcagaggaagaggattGCACCCTTGAGTTTTCAAGCAAGTCCCAGTCAAGGTCCTTGGAGAGGAGATAGATCTGACggaggtcagagacagatggtagagtaTGGAGGATTTCAGGGCGGACAGCTtcttgccatttgtcctagatgcggatggagacatcctggtgagtgccgactaggggaaaatgtttgttatcgctGCGCAAGGCCCGATCATATGACTCAATCGTGTCAGATTCCGTCAAATTATGAACAGGCTACCAAACCATTTTGGGGTGGATACTAGCTATCTCGTAGAGGTCAATAGAGAAATACCGTGCCGGCGAGAGTCTATGTGCTGACACCGAGTGACGCTGAGACGGCAGGAgatgtggtcacaggtactcttactgctttaccatataaaattattgttttgtttgatacaagttccacccactcctttatatcaaTGGGGTATGTTAGAATAACTGGAGTAGAAACACAGCCATTAGATGtagaactgtctgtgggtacgtcgttgggatctgtggttagatgtaggagggtacttcggaattttccaaTAAGTATTTAGGAGACAGTGCTGTTAGCcaatcttgtggtcctagatatgcaagggtttgatgtgatactgggcatggactggctagctactcattaCGCTAGCATAGAATGCCaccaaaaagaagtaattttcagacccccgaaTGAGTAAAAATACAAATTCGTGGGTTCACTTGTACATGCTTCACCACAGCTCGTGTCAGCTTTTCAAGTGAGGAGATTGCTGtaggatggttgccaggggtatgtcgcatacataaaagatttgccaaaagaagaattgaaacgagctgacataccagtagtgagggaattttTAGATGTCTTTCCAAAAGTATTGcctggtttgccacctgatcgtgagattgagtttactatagatctTTTGCCGGGATCTgcactagtatctaaagcaccgtaccgtatggctccagtcgagttgaaagaattgaaagatcagctatAGGAATTGTTGGACAAGGGTTTTATcaagcctagtgtgtcaccttggggagcaccagttctattcatgaaaaagaaggacgggaccatgagattgtgcatcgattatagggagataaataaactgacagtcaagaataaatatcctctccctaggaccgatgatttatttgatcagcttcacgGGACCCaggtaggggtgtacaaaatttaccgaaaaatcgaaaaccggaccgaaaccgaaccgaaacacattttggttcggtttttcggtttgcggtttcggtttcgattttgaaatacaaaaaatttcaattttagtttcggtttcggttttggaCCAAAACCGAACTGAAAAATCGAAAACCGAATTAGTAAATaataattgtataattttatacAAGAGATGCTACGGTGCTACGGAGTCTTGCACTCTTCGCCATCTGACATGATGTCTTCTAGACTCAAAGGCAACctggaagagaaagagagacttGGCTTCATCTTTGGCACAAGCACAGACTCTGCCTCGTCATTAAGGATCTGAAAGACTCTCCTCATGGAAGGCCTCTCCATGCAATCTGGATTTGCACAGCTCAAACCCACAAGCAACAGCTTCCTCATTTCTTCCTCCTTGAACTCCCCACTCAACCTTTTTTCTGCTGCTTCAATAATGTTTCCCTCAGAATGCAATTTCCAGACCCAATCAACCAAATTGATCATTTTCTGAGTACCTATTTCTTTCTCAATtggcctcttcccacaagtcacTTCAAGTATGACCACACCGTAGCTGAAAACATCAGTCTTCTCAGTTGCTTTCCAATACTGAAGATATTCTGGGGCAAGGTACCCCATTGTTCCCGCAGTTAGAGTCGAAACAGGGCTTTTGTCATGATCCATGGACCATGAGCCTCGCCAATCCAAAATCCCCAAGCCTTGCGATGAAGTTTCCATCCAGCATTATATTACTGGTCTTTATGTCCTTGTGAATAACCTGTTGCTCAcattctgtgtgtgtgtgtttttgtgagAGAGAGAGGCCACCGACGAACTGCAAAGAAGGCAACTGGGGAAGTACAGATTTGCCAAGGCATATGCAGGAAGCTAGGAACCACATGCTAGCCATCGGCccatcccacatcggttggaaatgggaagagaACTGGTATCCCACCCTATATATTTTATGTGGATCATCCTTTCAACATGTCTTACGTTTTGGGCTTTGCTATTAAAGCCTTAGCCCAGGAATTTTATAATTTCACAATGGGCTGTGGCCTGTTGATGCAGCCCAGCTCaagtaatattttgttttgatagTTCAAAATTCGGTAAAACTGaaaataaccgaaccgaaccgtagAGTTCATGGTTTGGTTTGTTCATAAACCGACGGTATACGGTTCGGTTTCGGTTCAGTCATTTTGAAAACCGATGAGTTCGGTTCAGTTGGCGGTTTTGGTAAAAACCGAACCGAatcgaaccgtgtacacccctagacccaggtttactctaaaattgacttgtggtcaggttaccatcaggtgaaagttagagcaaaggacatttcgaagaccacATTCCATACTAGGTATGGGCATTTTGAATTCgtagtgatgccgtttgggttgactaatgtaccagcaatatttatggatttgaagAATCGGGTGTTctatcagtatttggaccagttcgtggttgtgttcattgatgatatactgttctattcgaggagttttgaggagcacgagcatcatttgaggctggtgttgtagatattgagagaaaggaaattgtatgcaaaactAAAGAAAAGTGAGTTCTGgctaaggcaggttacttttctcggccatgtggtCTCTgcagcaggtgtatcagttgatccaagtaaaatagaggcagtggtgagttgggaaaggccaggcaACGTTCAAGAGGTAaggagttttttgggattagcaggttattaccggcaCTTCATAGATGGCTTCtccagactatcaggtccattaacacggcttacgaaaaaaaaatgtgaagtttgattggaccgacgactgtgagtagagttttcaggagttaaaacGGCGGTTCATTTTAGCTccagtattagctattccatcaggggaggacgggtttgtaatatgcagtgatgcctctttgaagggtcttggatgtgtgttgatgcagcacgacagagttattgcttatgcatctagacaacttaaagaatatgagaagaattatcatgtacatgatttggagttagctgcagtggtgtatgctctcaagatctagaggcattatttatatagtgggaagtgcgagattttcacggatcacaagagtttgaaatatttcttcacctagaaagagcttaatatgagacaaagaaggtggctagaactcattaaagattatgactgcaccattagttaccactcagggaaagcgaatgtggtagtagatgctctgagcaggaaatcaatgggaccagtactggcagccatggagattcagcactcaattctaaTGGATTTACAGAGACTTTATATAAAATTGGTAAAAGATAGTCCTCAGGCGTTTGTtaccagtctagtggttcagcctacgttgtacgagaggattaaagtagctcatagtgatgatgtagagttggcaaaggtgatggctagagtgcgggatggttagggagaggagtttagcatatcagatgacggagcgcTGCGATTCCatactaggttatgtgttcctgcagatactgagatcaggagaactatattggaggaggctcataaatccctatatacggttcatcccagcagtactaaaatgtacagggatctgtgagagtatttctggtgcagtgaaatgaagagggagatagccgaatttgttttgcaatgcttgacgtgtcagcaggttaaagctgagcactagagaccggtaggacagttgcagccgttgtttatcctagagtggaagtgggaccacgtttctatggattttgttgcggggttaccaccagtgcgacatgggttgaatgcgatttgggtggttgttgatcgtttgaagaagaccgctcatttcatccttattaaagtcgactattccatggacagactggcagaaatatacgttcaggagatagttcgcgtccatggtgtgccggtatTCATAGTCTCTGACCGAGTTCCTCAGTTTACTTCacaattctggaaaagtttttaggaggctatgggtacacagttagcttttagcactgcgtTCCATCCCCAGaaagatggtcagactgagaggacgatccagaaattagaagatatgcttcatgcgtgtgtgctggattttgggggtagctcgACTCAGTTTCTaccgttagttgaatttgcttataacaacagctaccatgctagtatcggcatggctccatacgagacATTGTATGATagaagatgtcattctcctctcttatgggatgaagtaggtgaaaggcgagttttgggtcctgACCTGGTGTAGCAAGTGTATAACAAGGTGCGaataattagagaaagaattagtaccgtatagagttggcagaaaagctacgcagacactcgccaccgagagttagagtttgatgtgggagattaagtatttttgaagatagctcctttgaaaggatTTATGAGGTTtgtaaagaagggcaagttgagccatAGGTATATTgtcccttttgagatactagagagaatagggttagttgcctataggctagctttgccaccagctttggctcgaattcatgatgtgtttcatattgctatgttaaggaaatacgtctcagacccgtcccacataatcagctatgtagagatagaactcaaggataTACTAACTTATGAAGAGACGCTTGTACAAATTTTGGacaaaaagacacaagatttgcgtattaaagaaattcagctagtgaaagttttgtggaggaaccatgctatagaagaagcctcatgggaactcaaggatgaaattaaaaagaaatacccacatttgtttcaAAAGTAATTAggtaatgtaaatagttaggtaatgtttcttttgtaggtacatgtactatttagttagtaggtagtttttaattttatttttgtaatctcccagaacataaaaTCTAACCActatattcctccgccataagtaagggcaggtaataaaataagtagactgtttttcCTTGAaagaatgatgagttatatgaatagtaaatttcgaggacgaaatttttgaggaggggagaatgtaacgactcaaagaataatggtatttaaataataaagagggagggaaatggaaacagaaatagaaggaggcagcaggcttcgttgacAGACACTTCGCATTCGTTGACGACATTACACTTTGAATAtaataattcagaaaattttacatagggcctcgtcgacaaacatagggagtttgtcgacaagcgcataagtaggcctcgtcgataAAGCcgcgcctcgtcgacgagaagataccgagaggggtttttgggcagtctgaatttcgtcaacaaggaggtagggttcatcgacgaaattacttaaggactcgtcaacgaggtgacgtgtctcatccaTGAATCTGaatctataaatagtgaaaacccaaatttttggACGAATTTTTAGcgcaaaccctctctctctctctctaaaatgcacctttcaccttctctcttcgatcccagcCCCGTTTCACgctggatcaacgatctgaagccaccacaacactcctagcgaagttctctgcaagcctgctggagttgatcgttggtggagttagtttgaaattcatcccaaaatcaaggtaaggtgttttattcagaatctgctCTCCCTGCAgctataggaaatgttgtatataggaaaatactgatgcttttttctgggggatgtcgttttcaggatgttgagtggagaaccttgcgggtatagggttagagtacagtagggacttttcagagataaggtaagggaaatatgctatgctagaaaatttgaatatgttaatagaaattttaccaacatgtatgtataccaattattatatagtttttcaaaatatgtgttTTTCTAGTATGTGTGACccgagtagataatatttgatgtagaactttatgtagtttttccagtatatgaagttataaagaacatacagatatagccagatattcacagagattatacagacagatatacgtacatatacaaattttattcaaatagtttcacaaaacagatatatatacatacatatatatatatatatatatatatgtatacaaatgtttactcagatcagtatgttatagttttatataattcagtatattacagatgtttatccagaatagtatattacaattttacttaGATCAACATATATAACATTtacagtatgtcatgtttcctattaccataacattcagagtatacaaacaaagtatatagatatatattttatagaaagATATATAGAGATAatatcaagatgctacagatacagaatatagagattacagaatttacagtacagaaagatagcattatggtaattttggaaacatgatgaaaacagtaaaagagtatatatgtatatatatatatatatatatatatatatatatagtattagatccctaaggaatgattacagatagatacagataaagaatacagagcacggtaccgttgctaatacagatagagtgcaatcacatatctcaaatagtgtgtgggtaccattaatcatgctcggagagtatgcagctccccagttcactaggttgagggggctgatttgacaaggtagcagccagtcccgtgcctaggagagtatCCAGTTTttccaggctgaggtagtgtagactatagtgacttacctggagggccgaccaggttaactcccacctacgggctgcacaatcctgtcatgaggggtcaaatcatgacatacagggttccagggataaagcacatttatgtatatgtatacagttttgtagcttttgttgtatatagtatgatattagcagtatgaatgatagaaagttcagatgatacatatattttaagctactatacatgtgatatttgtgttttacagatttaccagatcatgcatttttacatactattattatagttttacgactcggtacacactagtaatagcatatttccacttattgagcatcgtctcaccctattattttaccatttttcaagtgagctagctaggcgagcaaatcGGGCTTGCAGATAGAGTGATTTCTCGATAGCCttggttttagggtgagtttgtgactgggttttgtatttttgggataggtgatactggagggagttgttttatatgactatggtctgaatgtattgaactctggtattgtatagtatgtatggatgtatggtttatgtttccgctgcataggtatgaataTTGTATACAAGATTACCTCGGTGCCTGCTAAGGCCCAAGTTTCATAGTagagggtatcagaacagttaatatatataatatgaagaaaggaaaaaaaaatgatataaattttgaggttaTTACAATatgtgttaactttggtgtatacccaagagggggggggggggtgaattggaatttgaaaaacttattATTAGGTTAAACCACATGTTAGcggtatttcacaacctagggtcttgctatgcaattccaatcaaatatttaaccaattaaacataaacattcaagtgctgaaattaacagtaggcacaagaaatgttattggggttcggccaatactccctacgtcctcgccttggctcactagcacaaggattccactataagctcacttcaggGGTGGAGCATCACttgttacaaccaggtcaattaatggggctgatctcaacctacaccttaccaggatggtgcacctaactttcctaaccaggtctaagccaatccgagactattcaacagggctagtctccctcttcaagcccgcgCCTGGAATATAACAGATAAAAAAATATGCGTACAAACAAacgcttcttacataagcagatATGTGCCACTACGCACAATacaatcaatgcacctcaagaatgtatgaactataagctcggtgctctacgtgtgcaatcaacactcaaggttatgtctatagtctatcaagcacaagagtgatttacaagctaatctttgaaagcaaagtatatcaaatctcaatattaaaTTAGTATTTCAAAGATGCTatcaacaatattcaaatcaactcaaaaaatattttccttaatgaaatatggcacaagagttgtttaaaaaatattatagcttgtgaaaatatttgcacaacaaaaatatagctataggaatcttgcaatgacaatgcaaagatcctcaagctacttagtttatcctaacacaagatttattaaatttaaatctgtgggataaacttagctTAGCTCCCCAAAATAAATATCAACCAATCAAgcaaacaatgggagtattagccaATTAATAATATAGCAATAGCACACTAGATACTCTTACTATGctaggatttatcaaaggaatgaaggtattagagtatttggaagtagaaTGGGCAAAATAAGGTTatggatttttagagaatttttgccctaatcttTTTTCCAATCCCCACTAATTTTAACAAATGATTGAGTTTATATAGAAATTGGGGAAAAATAATTGTTAGGGGACATGCTAGGAATTtttcaaaatgttttaattgtGTTTAGAAAAATTAGCACTATTTAACATacttaactacggtaaaaaaaaaagcaacccgagaggtttcgggtggctgaacctcaGTTCGGTTCCCCGAATAGGGTCAACTCAAAAAGCTGATTTTAAACGTTTGGGTGCCTGAGTCTGGGTTTGGTTAGCTGAACCAACGCAATTTTCCTACTGTCCGCGATTCAGGTGCCCAGTCCaacattcggttaaccgaattcacaatttcagtcgcctgaggtcATTTTGTACTATAAAGTTTGGTtgctcgggttggtgaaaagtaccctgacttaagttcagtcacccgaggtgttttgaacaccaatggttcggtcacctgaatcctcatgattttgatcctttaagtccaattttaaacGAATTGATTCCCCTAATTATGTAAGTGATAAGGGCactgtttgtgcatttgtttagggacctaaggtctttatATCCTACCGAAAAAATCCGTTGTCGGTcgacctaaggtctctctaaggtcttgagcttatagtcctacatgcatgatatgcagattattacagaccttggatgattattattacaaacctagcgaaatgaaatataaattacaaaaattaaaaaaattccaggtcttcattttccttaaGTTGCCATGTGCCATGAATATGATCTTCATAATACAATCCTGCACACGAACTTGGAAAAcgttaaataccggagtatttgtcataatcaaaacagggtatgacccatagggtcaacaatatgCTTGCTCAGATGGTAGGATCCAAGAATTTTTCAAAGATAGACCTTAAAAGTGGATACCCTCAGATTATGATCAGGCTGAGATGTTTGGTAGGTGAGAACATCAAAGCTTGTGATCTATGCCTTCCTATGGTCGAATTTGCATTCAATAGTTTAGTGAATAGGACCATAGGTCTTAGCTAATTTTAGGTCATCATAGGATATGGTCCTGTGAAGCAtgtagatcttattccactaccaccTAAGTATAGAGTGAGTGAACCGAATGATGCTTTTGCAAAGCACATATATGACCcacactctgaaataagaatgaaaattaactttaacaatgaacattataaatctagtaCTGATATACATCGCAAGTTTTAGTACTGATATACATCGCAA includes:
- the LOC131155916 gene encoding probable L-type lectin-domain containing receptor kinase S.7; its protein translation is METSSQGLGILDWRGSWSMDHDKSPVSTLTAGTMGYLAPEYLQYWKATEKTDVFSYGVVILEVTCGKRPIEKEIGTQKMINLVDWVWKLHSEGNIIEAAEKRLSGEFKEEEMRKLLLVGLSCANPDCMERPSMRRVFQILNDEAESVLVPKMKPSLSFSSRLPLSLEDIMSDGEECKTP